A genomic region of Arcobacter sp. LA11 contains the following coding sequences:
- the rsmI gene encoding 16S rRNA (cytidine(1402)-2'-O)-methyltransferase gives MLTLVPTPIGNLEDISKRAINALLEAELIFCEDTRVTKKLLQLLSQRENLEFNCNDFKSFHSHNEKQVLKTLTKEDFEKNVVYVSDAGMPCVSDPGASLVQYCIENDLTYDVIPGANAVLTAFAMSGFEHTEFTFFGFLAHKGKERKEKLAQVMESSILPILYESPHRLLKTIEEIKNIDENRTVFLAKEITKLHQKTYKNKASNLFEIFKKENIRGEWVIVIEPTNFEGQQLTLSDIESLDIAPKVKAKLIAKMTGKNVKEIYQQYLDKI, from the coding sequence GTGTTAACACTAGTTCCAACTCCGATAGGAAACTTAGAGGATATCTCTAAGCGTGCTATAAATGCCCTATTGGAGGCAGAACTTATTTTTTGTGAAGATACAAGAGTCACAAAAAAACTACTTCAACTTTTATCCCAAAGAGAAAATCTAGAATTTAACTGTAATGATTTTAAATCATTTCATTCACATAATGAAAAACAAGTTTTAAAAACACTAACAAAAGAAGATTTTGAAAAAAATGTTGTATATGTAAGTGATGCAGGTATGCCTTGTGTCTCAGATCCTGGTGCTTCATTAGTACAATACTGTATTGAAAATGATTTAACTTATGATGTAATTCCTGGTGCAAATGCTGTACTAACTGCTTTTGCAATGAGTGGATTTGAACATACAGAATTTACATTTTTTGGATTTTTAGCTCATAAAGGGAAAGAAAGAAAAGAAAAACTAGCACAAGTTATGGAAAGTTCAATCTTACCAATACTTTACGAGTCACCACATAGACTGCTAAAAACGATTGAAGAGATAAAAAATATTGATGAAAATAGAACTGTTTTTTTAGCAAAAGAAATAACTAAACTTCATCAAAAAACTTATAAAAATAAAGCTTCAAATCTTTTTGAAATTTTTAAAAAAGAGAACATTCGAGGGGAGTGGGTTATTGTTATTGAACCTACAAATTTTGAAGGTCAACAACTTACACTTTCTGACATAGAAAGCCTTGATATAGCACCTAAAGTAAAAGCTAAACTAATAGCCAAAATGACTGGCAAAAACGTGAAAGAGATTTATCAACAATATTTAGATAAAATCTAG
- the miaA gene encoding tRNA (adenosine(37)-N6)-dimethylallyltransferase MiaA, protein MKEIAIIGSTASGKTGLSLEIAQKTNSIILSLDSLSVYKQIDIASAKPTKEERGDILHFGIDEIFPNENFDVIQFIDCYKKAKEYAKTNDKNLIIVGGTGFYLKALIDGLSTGIKENIKLDIPLDKAYELLYSLDKKYMSKIASNDKYRIEKAYSIYKQTKQTPSEYFELNPKEPITKDLKIFEILWDREKLRERIALRTNLMIKEGIIDEVIFLEKLYRRSPNCMSSIGIIETLEYLDGKLTKEQLEDKISLNTAKLAKRQNTFNKSQFQNKTSNIINNLNSDIIKYFSV, encoded by the coding sequence ATGAAAGAAATTGCAATCATTGGCTCTACTGCTTCAGGTAAAACTGGATTATCTTTAGAAATAGCTCAAAAAACAAACTCAATAATACTATCTCTAGATTCTTTATCTGTTTATAAACAAATAGATATAGCTTCTGCTAAACCTACAAAAGAAGAAAGAGGAGATATTCTTCATTTTGGGATTGATGAGATTTTTCCAAATGAAAACTTTGATGTAATACAGTTTATTGATTGTTATAAAAAAGCAAAAGAATATGCCAAAACAAATGATAAAAACTTGATTATTGTGGGAGGAACAGGATTTTATTTAAAAGCTTTAATAGATGGTTTATCAACAGGAATAAAAGAAAATATTAAACTAGATATTCCTTTAGATAAAGCCTATGAACTTCTATATTCACTGGATAAAAAGTATATGAGTAAAATTGCATCAAATGATAAATATAGAATAGAAAAAGCTTATTCTATTTACAAACAGACAAAACAAACTCCTTCAGAATACTTTGAACTCAATCCCAAAGAACCTATAACTAAAGATTTAAAAATTTTTGAAATACTATGGGATAGGGAAAAACTAAGAGAAAGAATAGCTCTTCGTACAAATCTAATGATAAAAGAAGGTATCATTGATGAAGTAATATTTCTAGAGAAACTTTATAGAAGAAGTCCTAATTGTATGAGTTCAATAGGAATTATTGAAACACTTGAATATCTTGATGGTAAATTAACAAAAGAACAATTAGAAGATAAAATCTCTTTAAACACTGCAAAACTAGCAAAAAGACAAAATACTTTCAATAAAAGTCAATTTCAAAATAAAACTTCAAATATAATAAATAACTTAAATTCAGATATAATTAAGTATTTTTCAGTATAA
- a CDS encoding M48 family metallopeptidase translates to MQNSSIDLSKTKNTSVKKWISLIVIFVISFFILQTAITVPFMVLHETLLKHTIAKAQWYQYVYDLPLIITILLILFQVNRTLKKDIRSLVKDNLELQDEIIEIDLNKEYEDELTEKVRKAYLKAKSALNLSEDIILIRSKEDIYNAFAISNLNGKAIVVFDGLTKQSEENQLQAIIGHEIGHILNKDAIYKILDYSIIYFIPYAQYTSDYISTHLLNFSKKNIFLLIFMFPIYLTAKVIFVLISIFNYILNYVRAFASKQAEHLADYIGMASSPNNSMIEALETIKEIEGTYQTNESVLMRLLAEHPQTDKRILYLNNVN, encoded by the coding sequence ATGCAAAACAGTAGTATAGATTTAAGTAAAACAAAAAATACCTCAGTTAAAAAGTGGATTTCTTTAATTGTGATATTTGTAATTTCATTTTTTATCTTACAAACAGCAATAACAGTTCCTTTTATGGTTTTACACGAAACCTTACTAAAACATACTATTGCAAAAGCACAGTGGTATCAATATGTTTATGATTTACCTTTAATTATTACTATTTTATTGATTTTATTTCAAGTAAATAGAACTTTAAAAAAAGATATTCGTTCACTTGTCAAAGACAATTTAGAATTACAAGATGAAATAATAGAAATAGATTTAAATAAAGAGTATGAAGATGAACTAACTGAAAAAGTTAGAAAAGCTTATTTAAAAGCTAAATCAGCTTTAAATCTATCAGAGGATATTATTTTAATTCGTTCAAAAGAAGATATCTATAATGCTTTTGCGATAAGTAATTTAAATGGTAAAGCTATTGTTGTCTTTGATGGACTTACTAAACAAAGTGAAGAGAATCAACTTCAAGCAATTATAGGACATGAGATAGGACATATCCTTAATAAAGACGCTATTTATAAAATATTAGATTATTCAATCATTTATTTTATTCCTTATGCTCAATATACTTCTGATTATATCTCAACACATTTACTTAATTTTAGTAAAAAGAATATTTTCTTATTGATATTTATGTTTCCTATTTATTTGACTGCAAAAGTCATTTTTGTTTTAATATCAATTTTTAACTATATTCTAAACTATGTAAGAGCTTTTGCTTCAAAACAAGCGGAACATTTAGCTGATTATATAGGGATGGCTTCATCTCCTAATAATTCTATGATTGAAGCCTTAGAAACTATTAAAGAGATTGAAGGGACTTATCAAACAAATGAATCCGTGCTAATGAGATTACTAGCAGAACACCCACAAACAGATAAACGAATTTTATATCTAAATAACGTTAATTAA
- the rpmE gene encoding 50S ribosomal protein L31, whose amino-acid sequence MRKDIHPDYKTCTVSCACGNSFETKSNVETMKIDICNACHPFFTGEHKIVDAAGRVEKFKAKYAAK is encoded by the coding sequence GTGAGAAAAGATATACACCCAGATTATAAAACTTGTACAGTTTCTTGTGCTTGTGGAAATTCATTTGAAACTAAATCAAATGTTGAAACTATGAAAATAGATATCTGTAATGCTTGTCACCCATTCTTTACTGGAGAGCACAAAATTGTTGATGCTGCTGGTAGAGTTGAGAAATTCAAAGCTAAATACGCAGCTAAATAA
- a CDS encoding ParB N-terminal domain-containing protein translates to MEIIYVPIMEIKYSQEKINGQNEKIIQELSHSIKEVGLINPITINKKYELLSGYNRLAACDRLDYECIECIVIDENNLREELIKIDENLVRKKLSPWEENNLILDKKEIYESLHPTATKAFKSKNNSLSKEKRVETIEPFSTHMAQSLNCTIKSITNKVSQVEPIHRKSPSLKNMLSRLDKKEQIKGIELSKISKLSANEMDNLSIIIEENLEKKEFKISEVLKEDKTNEKSMKEKLHNIFMYDLLEVSKKLSISKIQNEITVNVEEAKKFKNELNADFKSEIDFLIKNIK, encoded by the coding sequence ATGGAAATCATATATGTTCCTATTATGGAAATAAAATATTCACAAGAAAAAATCAATGGACAAAATGAAAAAATAATACAAGAGTTATCACACTCAATCAAAGAAGTTGGACTTATTAATCCAATAACGATTAATAAAAAATATGAGCTTCTCAGTGGTTATAATAGATTAGCAGCATGTGATAGATTAGACTATGAATGTATAGAATGCATCGTCATAGATGAAAATAATCTGAGAGAAGAGCTTATTAAAATTGATGAAAACCTAGTTAGGAAAAAACTTTCTCCATGGGAAGAAAATAATCTTATTCTAGATAAGAAAGAGATTTATGAGTCACTTCATCCAACAGCTACAAAAGCATTTAAAAGTAAAAACAATTCATTATCTAAAGAAAAAAGAGTAGAAACAATCGAACCATTTTCTACTCATATGGCTCAAAGTTTGAATTGTACAATTAAAAGTATTACGAATAAAGTTTCACAAGTGGAACCAATACATAGAAAATCTCCTTCACTTAAAAACATGCTTTCAAGACTAGATAAAAAGGAACAGATAAAAGGGATTGAATTATCAAAAATCTCTAAACTATCTGCAAATGAAATGGATAACTTATCTATCATAATTGAAGAAAATTTGGAAAAAAAAGAATTTAAGATATCAGAAGTATTAAAAGAAGACAAGACTAACGAAAAATCAATGAAAGAGAAACTTCATAATATATTTATGTATGACTTACTTGAAGTATCTAAAAAATTATCTATTTCAAAAATCCAAAATGAGATAACAGTCAATGTTGAAGAAGCTAAAAAATTCAAAAATGAATTGAATGCTGACTTTAAAAGTGAAATTGATTTTTTAATCAAAAATATCAAATAA
- a CDS encoding GGDEF domain-containing protein produces the protein MGNKLKEVTYLTVKDLKKHDIILPGTYSNTFEGIAKKLEVNFDKENIILKDLQQDVNHVDTIVKRANENLTTLHKSTCDAQKAIKDKDDESLKAINSELSKMQKQIDFLQKELFSDPLTGAYNRKWFADYYLQDEKFQNNGFIAFIDLNKFKIINDQYGHIVGDQVLKYLVKFLQNELIYPGVDVVRYAGDEFIVLFDKEKTASLNVNKIMREAQKKLSEQKLKSAKIKELKFSFSYGLTSFKTNQDVEHILDIVDDLMYKNKEENR, from the coding sequence ATGGGAAACAAACTTAAAGAGGTAACTTATCTAACCGTCAAAGACTTAAAAAAACATGATATTATACTTCCAGGAACTTACTCTAATACATTTGAAGGGATAGCAAAAAAATTAGAAGTAAATTTTGATAAAGAAAATATAATACTAAAAGACTTACAACAAGATGTTAATCATGTAGATACAATCGTAAAAAGAGCAAATGAAAATCTTACTACTTTGCATAAATCTACTTGTGATGCACAAAAAGCAATAAAAGATAAAGATGATGAATCTTTAAAAGCTATTAATAGTGAACTCTCTAAAATGCAAAAACAAATTGATTTTTTACAAAAAGAGCTTTTTTCTGACCCTTTAACAGGAGCATACAACAGAAAATGGTTTGCAGATTATTATTTACAAGATGAAAAATTTCAAAACAATGGTTTTATTGCTTTTATAGATTTAAATAAATTTAAAATTATAAATGATCAATATGGACATATAGTGGGAGATCAAGTTTTAAAGTATCTAGTGAAATTCTTACAAAATGAGTTGATATATCCTGGTGTAGATGTTGTTAGATATGCAGGAGATGAATTTATTGTATTATTTGATAAAGAAAAAACTGCATCTTTAAATGTAAATAAAATCATGAGAGAAGCACAGAAAAAACTATCTGAGCAAAAATTAAAGTCTGCAAAAATAAAAGAATTGAAATTTTCATTTTCTTATGGACTAACAAGTTTTAAAACAAATCAAGATGTAGAACACATTCTAGATATTGTAGATGATTTAATGTATAAGAATAAAGAAGAAAATAGATAA
- a CDS encoding helix-turn-helix domain-containing protein — MNVNFETLDEIPKIYQLLQQLNEKIENKIEKRWLSTIETAHYLGYSKDSIDSMIKRGEFISSIHYFQRERKRMFDKEALDRWVMGISDKENHIQQNIDMTIEDIISSIAA; from the coding sequence ATGAATGTTAATTTTGAAACACTTGATGAAATACCAAAAATATATCAATTACTACAACAATTAAATGAAAAAATTGAAAACAAAATTGAAAAGAGATGGTTGTCAACAATTGAAACTGCTCATTACTTAGGTTATTCAAAAGACTCTATTGATTCAATGATTAAGAGAGGTGAATTTATTTCAAGTATTCACTACTTTCAAAGAGAAAGAAAAAGAATGTTTGATAAAGAAGCATTAGATAGATGGGTTATGGGAATATCAGATAAAGAAAATCATATTCAACAAAACATTGATATGACTATAGAAGATATTATTTCTTCTATAGCCGCCTAG
- a CDS encoding site-specific integrase: protein MTLYTKESKNKQGIKKTLWVNFTHNGKRYRKSLDLEDTPANRKIAETQYMPILRYKIISGEFFKNTNSKIPTVNEYMERSFELRKGGRCSSTIYAHEKNYLKYLKAPFGNKQLDKITSSEITIWQNNLQEKEHLAKATILKIRSCINSMYEDAIEESIIKFNPISKAKKLKETENPKVNRVKLKPFNQKEISKILNTAQHQDKNMLATFFFTGLRASELIGLKWESIDFKNNTIAVREQIVQGNHKNILKTTKSRRIIPIIKILLPYLENQYKITGSQNSYVFLTKKSNKHFHSAGKIREQIWIKILESANVNYRNLHQTRGTFISTLISNGEDITYVSKIAGHENVKVTLEKYSEYIPVKNENFGECFGKV, encoded by the coding sequence ATGACACTATACACAAAAGAATCAAAGAATAAGCAAGGTATAAAAAAGACTTTGTGGGTTAATTTCACACACAATGGAAAAAGATACAGAAAGTCTTTAGACCTTGAAGATACACCTGCAAATAGAAAAATTGCAGAGACACAATATATGCCAATTTTACGATATAAAATTATAAGTGGTGAGTTCTTTAAAAACACAAACAGTAAAATTCCAACAGTTAATGAGTATATGGAGAGATCTTTCGAATTAAGAAAAGGAGGGAGATGTTCATCTACAATATATGCTCATGAAAAAAACTATCTGAAATATTTGAAAGCTCCTTTTGGAAATAAACAGCTAGATAAAATCACAAGTAGTGAGATTACAATTTGGCAAAATAATCTTCAAGAAAAAGAACATTTAGCTAAAGCTACAATATTAAAAATAAGAAGTTGTATTAATAGCATGTATGAAGATGCAATTGAAGAGAGTATTATTAAGTTTAATCCTATTTCAAAAGCTAAAAAACTGAAAGAAACAGAAAATCCAAAAGTCAATAGAGTTAAGTTAAAACCATTTAATCAAAAGGAAATTAGTAAGATTCTTAATACTGCTCAACATCAAGATAAAAATATGTTAGCTACATTTTTCTTTACTGGATTAAGAGCTTCAGAATTAATAGGCTTAAAATGGGAATCAATAGACTTTAAAAATAATACTATTGCTGTAAGAGAACAAATTGTTCAGGGTAATCATAAAAATATTCTAAAAACTACTAAGAGTAGAAGAATTATTCCTATCATAAAGATACTACTTCCGTATTTGGAAAATCAATATAAAATTACTGGAAGTCAAAATTCTTACGTTTTTTTAACAAAAAAATCTAATAAGCATTTTCATAGTGCTGGGAAAATTAGAGAACAAATTTGGATTAAAATATTAGAGTCTGCAAATGTTAATTATAGAAATTTACACCAAACAAGGGGTACTTTTATTAGTACATTAATATCTAATGGCGAAGATATAACATATGTTAGCAAAATTGCGGGACATGAAAATGTTAAAGTTACATTAGAAAAATATTCTGAATATATTCCAGTTAAAAATGAAAATTTTGGAGAATGTTTTGGAAAAGTGTAG
- a CDS encoding OmpA family protein encodes MKKLIASSIIGLGLASSLSAADCIMVPDLNVEFKNDSTVYMNNEERQEVVEFAKFLKKSGLYAIVEGHTSKFASAMYNYDLSQRRAVKVRTELIALGVNPKQIKGMGFGESSPLYDNNTEIGAQKNRRVIAEVFNNSSELISYASSEKARISKIKYQEQ; translated from the coding sequence TTGAAAAAGTTAATAGCATCTTCAATTATTGGATTAGGGTTAGCAAGTAGTTTATCTGCTGCAGATTGTATTATGGTTCCAGATTTAAATGTAGAATTTAAAAATGATTCAACAGTATATATGAATAATGAAGAGAGACAAGAAGTTGTTGAATTCGCAAAGTTCTTAAAGAAATCAGGTCTTTATGCAATAGTAGAAGGTCATACAAGTAAGTTTGCATCGGCAATGTATAACTATGATTTATCTCAAAGAAGAGCAGTTAAAGTAAGAACAGAACTTATTGCTTTAGGTGTAAATCCAAAGCAAATAAAAGGTATGGGATTTGGTGAAAGTTCACCTTTATATGATAATAATACTGAAATTGGAGCACAAAAAAATAGAAGAGTTATAGCTGAGGTTTTTAATAATTCATCTGAGTTAATTAGCTATGCTTCATCTGAAAAAGCAAGAATTTCTAAAATTAAATATCAAGAACAATAA
- a CDS encoding peptidoglycan-binding protein: MTQYLKISAVAAALMISVTGCSFTNNSSEALMQKEQEIKKLTQQLETKEQRIASLENSASKPMMSKVETKDGNAVANSLVPPNAQAGECYAKVLVPAKYETKPMKRLIKEAKSNITITPATYKVVEKKVTIREASTKLVPVPATYKTVTEKIMVEPEKTKLIPVAATYKTVTERIMVEPEKTKLVTVPATYKTVTEKIMVEPEKTKLVTMPATYKLDSEKIMVEPEKTKLVTMPATYKTVTEKVLVSPAYTTWKKGRGEIEKVDNSTGDIMCLVEVPAVYKTVTKKVLDKDAYTKEIKIPAVYKVVKTRALNNAPTSKEVKTPAVYKTITKKVLATETTTKEIKTPAVYKTIAKKVLATPATTREVKIPAVYKTVAKKVLATPATTKEVKIPAICKMVKTRVIDTPARENKVAVPAVYETYQTKVKNAEPYLRWQEILCETNTTPDVVAKLQRALQNKKYNITMIDGVYGSETKAAVNAYQKDKNLNQGALTLKTLESLGL; this comes from the coding sequence ATGACTCAATATTTAAAAATATCTGCAGTAGCTGCTGCACTTATGATCAGTGTTACAGGTTGTTCTTTTACTAACAATTCAAGTGAAGCGTTAATGCAAAAAGAACAAGAAATTAAAAAGTTAACTCAACAGTTAGAAACAAAAGAACAGAGAATCGCATCTCTTGAAAACTCTGCTTCTAAACCAATGATGTCAAAAGTTGAGACTAAAGATGGTAATGCGGTTGCAAATTCACTTGTACCACCAAATGCCCAAGCAGGAGAGTGTTACGCAAAAGTTTTAGTTCCAGCTAAATATGAAACTAAACCAATGAAAAGACTAATTAAAGAAGCTAAATCTAATATTACAATTACACCTGCAACATATAAAGTTGTAGAAAAGAAAGTAACAATTAGAGAAGCTAGCACTAAGTTAGTACCAGTTCCAGCTACATATAAAACTGTTACTGAAAAAATTATGGTTGAGCCTGAAAAAACTAAGTTAATTCCAGTTGCTGCTACATACAAAACTGTTACTGAAAGAATTATGGTAGAACCTGAAAAGACTAAATTAGTAACTGTTCCAGCTACATATAAAACTGTTACTGAAAAAATTATGGTTGAGCCTGAAAAAACTAAGTTAGTTACTATGCCAGCTACTTATAAACTTGATAGTGAAAAAATTATGGTAGAACCTGAAAAAACAAAATTAGTTACTATGCCAGCTACTTATAAAACTGTTACTGAAAAAGTTTTAGTATCTCCAGCATATACTACATGGAAAAAAGGTAGAGGTGAAATTGAAAAAGTTGATAACTCTACTGGAGATATCATGTGTTTAGTTGAAGTTCCTGCTGTTTATAAAACTGTTACTAAAAAAGTTTTAGATAAAGATGCTTATACTAAAGAGATTAAAATTCCTGCTGTTTACAAAGTAGTTAAAACTAGAGCACTTAATAATGCTCCTACATCAAAAGAAGTTAAAACTCCTGCTGTTTACAAAACTATTACAAAAAAAGTTCTTGCAACAGAAACTACTACTAAAGAGATTAAAACTCCTGCTGTTTACAAAACAATTGCTAAAAAAGTTCTAGCTACTCCTGCAACAACAAGAGAAGTTAAAATTCCTGCTGTTTACAAAACTGTAGCTAAAAAAGTTCTTGCAACTCCTGCAACAACTAAAGAAGTTAAAATTCCTGCAATTTGTAAAATGGTAAAAACAAGAGTTATAGATACTCCTGCACGTGAGAATAAAGTAGCTGTTCCAGCAGTTTATGAAACATACCAAACAAAAGTAAAAAATGCTGAGCCTTACTTAAGATGGCAAGAAATCTTATGTGAAACAAATACAACTCCTGATGTAGTTGCTAAATTACAAAGAGCTTTACAAAATAAAAAATACAACATCACTATGATTGATGGTGTATATGGTTCTGAAACTAAAGCTGCTGTAAATGCATACCAAAAAGATAAAAACTTAAATCAAGGTGCATTAACACTTAAAACATTAGAATCTTTAGGATTATAA
- the mqnP gene encoding menaquinone biosynthesis prenyltransferase MqnP, whose protein sequence is MNKLSKLLNDFNELVMFKHSIFSLPFIFIAMVVSSVQINGTGWFGFKLLVLGILAAISARNFAMGFNRYMDRDIDALNPRTVNRPNVDGRISAKQMLIFTIGNALLFIVVAFFVNDLALYLSIPILFIIGSYSYFKRFSYLAHIILGISLALAPIAGVVAVSETIPLWSILLSIGVMFWVAGFDLLYSLQDIEVDKKLGLHSIPSKFGAKKTMNISKVFHFFTVVFWLLFVISSEGGLFAYIAVLVGAIMLTYEHIIVNRDFTKIDKAFFTVNGYLGIIFFILIIIDSI, encoded by the coding sequence ATGAATAAATTATCAAAACTTTTAAATGACTTCAACGAACTAGTAATGTTCAAACACTCAATTTTTTCTTTACCATTTATTTTTATTGCAATGGTCGTCTCTTCTGTTCAGATAAATGGAACAGGATGGTTTGGATTTAAATTATTAGTATTAGGAATACTAGCTGCAATAAGTGCACGAAACTTTGCAATGGGTTTTAATAGATATATGGATAGAGATATCGATGCTTTAAATCCTAGAACAGTAAATAGGCCAAATGTAGATGGTAGAATCTCTGCAAAACAAATGTTGATTTTTACAATAGGAAATGCACTGTTATTTATAGTAGTTGCTTTTTTTGTAAATGATTTAGCTTTATATTTATCAATACCAATACTTTTTATTATTGGCTCTTATTCGTATTTTAAAAGATTCTCTTATTTAGCACATATTATTTTAGGTATTTCTTTAGCCCTTGCTCCAATTGCTGGAGTTGTAGCAGTAAGCGAAACTATTCCTTTATGGTCTATTCTTTTAAGTATAGGAGTTATGTTTTGGGTTGCGGGATTTGATTTATTATATTCTTTACAAGATATTGAAGTTGATAAAAAATTAGGTTTACATTCAATCCCTAGTAAGTTTGGCGCAAAAAAAACAATGAATATTTCAAAAGTTTTTCATTTTTTTACTGTGGTATTTTGGTTACTATTTGTAATTAGTTCTGAAGGTGGATTATTTGCATATATTGCAGTACTAGTTGGGGCTATTATGCTTACTTATGAACATATTATTGTAAATAGAGATTTTACTAAAATTGATAAAGCTTTTTTTACTGTAAATGGTTACTTAGGAATAATATTTTTCATATTAATCATAATTGATTCAATTTGA
- the rlmB gene encoding 23S rRNA (guanosine(2251)-2'-O)-methyltransferase RlmB — MIIYGKQVVQYVLENHPEIIEEVFFSKEIEKKLFSKFLKLGKKIHKLDNQKAQALAKGGNHQGYFLKISIFEYTDFKEMKKLNFVVVLDGLTDVGNIGAILRSAHALGVDGVIASGVKTLKESGLIRTSSGAMLDIPFCKTENTLDVANELKQYGFALIGATMDGIDLKKYGKVEQTDKVALVIGNEGEGISNKVIKKLDLKVSIGMSNNFDSLNASVAAAILMYTLKK, encoded by the coding sequence ATGATAATATATGGCAAACAAGTAGTACAGTATGTACTCGAAAATCACCCAGAAATAATTGAAGAAGTATTTTTTTCAAAAGAGATAGAAAAAAAGTTATTTTCAAAGTTTTTAAAACTTGGAAAGAAAATACATAAACTTGATAACCAAAAAGCACAAGCTTTAGCAAAAGGTGGAAATCACCAAGGTTATTTTTTAAAAATTTCTATTTTTGAATATACAGACTTTAAAGAAATGAAAAAATTAAACTTTGTTGTTGTACTTGATGGACTAACTGATGTTGGAAATATCGGTGCAATTTTAAGATCTGCACATGCATTAGGTGTTGATGGAGTTATCGCTTCTGGTGTTAAAACACTAAAAGAATCAGGTCTTATAAGGACAAGTTCTGGGGCTATGTTAGATATTCCATTTTGTAAAACAGAAAATACACTTGATGTTGCAAATGAATTAAAACAATATGGTTTTGCACTTATTGGTGCAACAATGGATGGAATTGATTTAAAAAAATATGGAAAAGTAGAGCAAACAGATAAAGTTGCTTTAGTAATAGGAAATGAAGGAGAAGGAATTTCAAATAAAGTTATAAAAAAACTTGATTTGAAAGTATCTATTGGCATGTCAAATAATTTTGACTCACTAAATGCATCTGTAGCAGCTGCAATCTTGATGTATACACTAAAAAAATAA